In uncultured Methanobacterium sp., a genomic segment contains:
- a CDS encoding PAS domain S-box protein, protein MNDLKVLLVEDETIAAMDIKRSLESFGYQVPYVASSGEEAIEKALEILPDLIIMDIIFKGEKDGIEAALELKNLNIPIIYLTAHSEDLTIERAKLTEPYAYINKPFGKSELKLAVEIALYKKNMERKLEESEKSYRELVENSMVAIYKTNMNGDILFANPAMAEMFGFESVEEFKTIKAQQLYKNLKDRKPIIEKLIKYGKLNHQQVDLISNTGETITILLSANLKDNIISGMMMDITPRIKSEKKLENSVSRFRALVECTLDGIITTDVHGNILHFNNSLQKMFGYSKDELHNSKLTLLMPEKYHKKFMDSLRHFRSTGEHKLTERTTETIGLKKNGTEFPFEMSLAKWEIGEKIYFSAIIRDITERKRAQEKLLNKEKELSSIYNNVADVIFVLAVEGKNIYRFISANPAFFETTGLTESQVVGKYVHEVIPEPSLTLVLSKYNEAIQEKKTVRWEEVTEYPAGIKWGSVSITPIFNGNTHCIKMIGSVHDITQLKCSLEEKEVLLKEIHHRVKNNMQIISSLLNLQKSYVTNNETAVDVLKESQNRVKSMAMIHEKLYLSTDLTQIDFENYIKSLVLDLFHTYAICKEQINITITVKDIMLNIETALPCGLIINELVSNSLKYAFPQGREGELKLSLKKFDDNYELIISDNGIGFPENLNYKKTNSLGLQLVNNLVSQIEGTISMNTNHGTEFKIIFKELNYQERM, encoded by the coding sequence ATGAACGATCTTAAAGTTCTATTGGTTGAAGATGAAACCATAGCTGCGATGGATATTAAGCGTAGCTTGGAATCTTTTGGCTATCAGGTCCCATATGTTGCTTCCAGCGGGGAGGAAGCAATAGAAAAGGCCCTGGAAATCCTGCCCGATCTTATTATAATGGATATTATTTTTAAAGGAGAGAAAGATGGTATAGAGGCTGCACTAGAACTTAAAAACCTCAATATACCTATAATTTATTTAACTGCTCATTCTGAAGATCTTACAATTGAAAGGGCTAAATTAACAGAACCCTATGCTTATATTAACAAACCATTTGGTAAGTCGGAACTCAAATTAGCCGTTGAAATTGCTCTTTACAAAAAAAATATGGAAAGAAAATTGGAAGAGAGTGAAAAAAGCTACCGTGAGTTGGTAGAAAATTCCATGGTTGCGATTTATAAAACCAACATGAATGGAGATATTCTCTTTGCCAATCCTGCGATGGCTGAAATGTTTGGTTTTGAAAGTGTTGAAGAATTTAAAACAATAAAAGCTCAACAACTCTATAAAAATTTAAAGGATAGAAAGCCGATAATTGAAAAACTCATAAAATATGGTAAATTAAATCATCAGCAAGTTGACCTGATCTCCAATACAGGTGAAACAATTACCATTCTTCTAAGCGCCAATTTAAAAGATAATATAATATCTGGGATGATGATGGACATCACCCCACGAATAAAGTCCGAAAAAAAGTTGGAAAATAGCGTTTCACGTTTCCGTGCTTTAGTTGAATGCACATTAGACGGGATTATAACCACAGATGTCCATGGTAACATTTTACATTTCAACAATAGTTTACAGAAAATGTTTGGCTATTCCAAAGACGAACTACATAATTCTAAACTTACTTTATTAATGCCTGAAAAGTACCATAAAAAATTCATGGATAGTTTAAGGCATTTTAGATCAACTGGTGAGCACAAATTAACAGAAAGAACCACAGAAACTATTGGCCTTAAAAAAAATGGTACAGAATTCCCTTTTGAAATGTCACTGGCCAAATGGGAAATAGGGGAAAAAATCTACTTTTCTGCTATCATAAGAGACATAACGGAGCGTAAACGCGCTCAAGAGAAATTGTTAAACAAAGAGAAAGAACTTTCCTCAATTTATAACAACGTTGCAGATGTTATTTTTGTGTTAGCAGTAGAAGGAAAGAATATTTATAGATTTATTTCAGCCAACCCTGCGTTTTTTGAGACTACAGGATTAACAGAAAGCCAAGTTGTAGGTAAATATGTTCATGAGGTTATCCCAGAACCTTCCTTGACATTAGTTCTCAGTAAATATAATGAAGCAATTCAAGAGAAAAAAACTGTTAGATGGGAAGAAGTTACAGAATATCCTGCTGGAATAAAGTGGGGATCAGTTTCAATCACACCTATCTTTAATGGCAATACTCATTGCATAAAAATGATAGGCAGTGTGCATGATATCACGCAACTTAAATGTTCTTTGGAAGAAAAAGAAGTTCTTCTAAAGGAAATACATCATCGTGTTAAGAATAACATGCAAATAATTTCTAGTCTGCTGAACCTTCAAAAAAGTTATGTAACTAACAATGAAACTGCAGTGGATGTTTTAAAAGAAAGTCAAAATCGTGTAAAATCTATGGCCATGATCCATGAAAAACTATACCTCTCCACGGATTTAACACAAATTGATTTTGAAAATTATATCAAAAGTTTAGTTTTAGATTTATTTCACACTTATGCCATCTGCAAAGAACAAATTAACATAACAATAACTGTAAAAGACATAATGTTGAATATTGAGACTGCATTACCTTGTGGCCTTATAATAAACGAACTAGTCTCAAACAGCTTAAAATACGCATTCCCCCAGGGAAGAGAAGGTGAACTTAAACTCTCTCTTAAAAAATTTGATGACAATTATGAACTAATCATCAGTGATAATGGTATAGGATTCCCAGAAAACTTAAATTACAAAAAAACAAATTCACTTGGCCTGCAGCTGGTAAATAATTTAGTTAGTCAGATTGAAGGTACAATTTCGATGAATACAAATCATGGAACGGAATTTAAAATTATTTTCAAAGAGTTAAATTACCAGGAAAGAATGTAA
- a CDS encoding HEAT repeat domain-containing protein — MGFFDRFTKPDIEKLEEKNDVEGLVKSLEYNNPLINVKAAKALVKFENPIHANRISKSIKEIRDPLAVPDLITFLKNDNPQIRNASIKSLGAIGDPTSVEPLFETLKEYPPDDSLITLLVKIDKNRSINYFIQTLNSSDDDKKEIAAKALGNIGDERAIDPLLKTLSGFGPKCRIQAMKSLVKLGDYKVIKPILENPYGDPVPEREISQKIYNISDPSAVPDLIIFLKYDNTKIRDASISALGEIGDPTSDEPLFEVLNEYPLTSALASVLVKIDDERALELLIEVLKRKNIFERRIAADTLGEIGDKRAIKPLIEILNDEWTNCRYAAIRSLVLIGDDKVIRPVMEQLKEEGYDVITITGEFLARSNPSITEEVQNIVVERYPYYYNYTGFNDEQSAHELAVMMQQLQRLEKISRDHTGLDEEIDDLIKQIDSLGVYLCKNGGFERMQRVFNLYLTKYRAVTNYRVWKNICSWLW, encoded by the coding sequence ATGGGATTTTTTGATAGATTTACCAAACCCGATATTGAGAAATTAGAAGAGAAAAATGATGTTGAGGGGCTTGTCAAATCATTAGAATATAATAATCCGTTGATTAATGTTAAAGCTGCTAAAGCTTTGGTTAAATTTGAAAATCCTATTCATGCAAATCGAATATCTAAATCAATAAAGGAAATTCGTGACCCCCTAGCAGTCCCCGACTTAATCACTTTTTTAAAAAATGATAATCCACAAATTAGAAATGCTTCTATTAAATCTTTAGGTGCAATTGGAGATCCAACTTCTGTAGAACCACTATTTGAGACATTAAAGGAATATCCTCCTGATGATTCATTGATTACATTGTTAGTAAAGATAGATAAGAATCGATCTATAAATTATTTTATTCAAACTTTGAATAGTAGTGATGATGATAAAAAAGAAATTGCAGCTAAAGCTTTAGGAAACATTGGGGATGAAAGAGCTATAGACCCTCTCTTGAAAACATTATCTGGATTTGGACCTAAATGCAGAATCCAAGCAATGAAATCATTAGTTAAATTAGGTGATTATAAAGTTATAAAACCTATCTTGGAAAACCCATATGGTGATCCAGTTCCTGAAAGGGAAATATCACAAAAAATTTACAATATTAGTGATCCTAGTGCTGTTCCAGACTTAATTATTTTTTTAAAATATGATAATACAAAGATTAGAGATGCTTCTATTTCTGCTTTGGGAGAAATTGGAGACCCCACTTCTGATGAACCACTATTTGAAGTATTGAATGAATATCCTCTAACTTCTGCGTTGGCTTCCGTTTTAGTAAAGATTGATGATGAGCGTGCTCTGGAACTTTTAATTGAAGTTTTGAAACGTAAGAATATATTTGAAAGACGTATTGCTGCTGATACTTTAGGAGAAATTGGTGATAAACGTGCTATTAAACCACTCATAGAAATCTTGAATGATGAATGGACTAATTGTAGATACGCTGCAATTAGGTCATTAGTACTGATAGGTGATGATAAAGTTATCCGGCCTGTTATGGAACAATTAAAGGAAGAAGGTTATGATGTAATTACTATAACTGGAGAATTTTTAGCAAGATCCAATCCTTCCATTACAGAAGAAGTTCAAAATATTGTAGTTGAACGTTATCCTTATTATTATAACTATACCGGATTTAATGATGAGCAAAGTGCCCATGAACTAGCAGTAATGATGCAACAATTGCAACGATTAGAAAAAATTTCACGTGATCATACAGGATTAGATGAAGAAATTGATGATTTAATAAAACAAATTGACTCATTAGGTGTCTATTTATGTAAAAATGGGGGTTTTGAGAGGATGCAAAGAGTTTTTAATCTTTACCTCACTAAATATCGAGCAGTAACAAATTATAGGGTGTGGAAAAATATTTGTTCATGGCTGTGGTGA